In one Pyxidicoccus xibeiensis genomic region, the following are encoded:
- a CDS encoding glycerophosphodiester phosphodiesterase, giving the protein MSPPLPAFLRGLRPTLHISHRGGAALAPENTLAAFRQAVERYRTDMLELDVHLTRDGEVVVAHDDTLERCTDATGPLAALTLAELRRVDAGFGFSPDAGRTFPFRGQGARIPTLREVLRAFPGLPLNVELKPDVPGIEEAFAQLLKEEGALERVCMGSEQDAIAERLAARLPDACHFYPRDALAAFVIALRGGDTPPEEARFTVLDMPLYFGDIRLVDPDFLRACAARGKWVNVWTVDDAGEMRRLLQEGVGGIMTDRPDVLRQIMDASTKPG; this is encoded by the coding sequence ATGTCCCCTCCCCTTCCCGCCTTCCTCCGGGGCCTGCGGCCCACGCTGCACATCTCCCACCGCGGTGGCGCGGCGCTCGCGCCGGAGAACACGCTGGCCGCCTTCCGGCAGGCGGTGGAGCGCTACCGCACGGACATGCTGGAGCTGGACGTCCACCTCACCCGCGACGGCGAGGTGGTGGTGGCCCATGACGACACCCTGGAGCGCTGCACCGACGCCACCGGGCCGCTGGCCGCCCTCACCCTGGCGGAGCTGCGCCGCGTGGACGCGGGCTTCGGCTTCAGCCCGGACGCGGGCCGCACCTTCCCCTTTCGCGGCCAGGGCGCGCGCATCCCCACCCTGCGCGAGGTGCTGCGCGCCTTCCCGGGCCTGCCCCTCAACGTGGAGCTGAAGCCGGACGTGCCCGGCATCGAAGAGGCCTTCGCCCAGCTCCTGAAGGAGGAAGGGGCCCTGGAGCGGGTGTGCATGGGCAGCGAGCAGGATGCGATTGCAGAGCGGCTGGCCGCGCGGCTCCCGGACGCGTGCCACTTCTACCCGCGCGACGCCCTGGCCGCCTTCGTCATCGCCCTGCGCGGCGGGGACACGCCCCCCGAAGAGGCGCGCTTCACCGTGCTCGACATGCCCCTGTACTTCGGCGACATCCGGCTGGTGGACCCGGACTTCCTGCGGGCGTGCGCCGCGCGGGGCAAGTGGGTCAACGTGTGGACGGTGGACGACGCCGGGGAGATGCGCAGGCTGCTACAGGAAGGGGTCGGCGGCATCATGACCGACCGGCCGGACGTCCTGAGGCAGATCATGGACGCCTCCACGAAGCCGGGTTAA